A genome region from Mesorhizobium sp. B2-1-8 includes the following:
- a CDS encoding response regulator, with product MKSDAHILIVDDDKGIRDLLQEFFQKRGLHTSVAADGTEMEAILRRSQVDLIVLDVMLPGRSGLELCRDLRAQYTTPIIMLTAVTETTDRVVGLEMGADDYVPKPFDPRELLARIRAVLRRNGAAEPKRATTKQIYHFAGWTMDCSRRRLTAPDDVRVELTMAEFNLLQTFVKSAQRVLTRDQLIELSGGDSDYSFDRSIDILVSRLRRKMEDDPKTPKLILTVRSGGYQFLPETTSE from the coding sequence GTGAAATCCGATGCGCATATACTGATCGTCGACGACGACAAGGGCATCCGCGACCTGCTTCAGGAGTTCTTCCAGAAGCGGGGGCTGCACACCTCGGTCGCCGCCGATGGCACCGAGATGGAGGCCATCCTGCGTCGCTCGCAGGTGGACCTCATCGTGCTCGACGTGATGCTGCCCGGCAGGAGCGGGCTGGAACTGTGCCGCGATCTGCGCGCCCAGTATACGACGCCTATCATCATGCTGACCGCCGTCACCGAGACAACGGACCGTGTCGTCGGCCTCGAGATGGGCGCCGACGACTATGTGCCCAAACCTTTCGACCCGCGCGAATTGCTGGCCCGCATCCGCGCCGTGTTGCGGCGCAATGGCGCCGCCGAGCCCAAGCGCGCCACCACCAAGCAGATTTACCACTTCGCCGGCTGGACGATGGATTGTTCGCGGCGCCGGCTGACCGCGCCCGACGACGTCAGGGTCGAACTGACCATGGCCGAGTTCAACCTCTTGCAGACCTTCGTCAAGAGCGCCCAGCGCGTACTGACCCGCGACCAGCTCATCGAACTGTCCGGCGGCGACAGCGACTATTCCTTCGACCGCAGCATCGACATCCTGGTCAGCCGGTTGCGGCGCAAGATGGAAGACGATCCCAAGACACCCAAGCTGATCCTTACCGTGCGCAGCGGCGGCTACCAGTTCCTGCCCGAGACGACCTCCGAATGA
- the clpS gene encoding ATP-dependent Clp protease adapter ClpS, which translates to MPEITTKPRVKVKPQTERPKLYKVILVNDDFTPREFVVTVLKGEFKLSEDQAHRVMITAHRHGVCVVAVFTRDVAETKATRATDAGKAKGYPLLFTTEPEE; encoded by the coding sequence ATGCCTGAAATCACCACAAAGCCGCGCGTCAAGGTCAAGCCGCAGACCGAGCGGCCTAAGCTCTACAAGGTCATCCTCGTCAACGACGATTTCACGCCGCGCGAATTCGTGGTGACGGTGCTGAAGGGCGAGTTCAAGCTCAGCGAGGACCAGGCGCACCGGGTCATGATCACCGCGCACCGGCACGGCGTCTGCGTGGTCGCGGTCTTCACCAGGGATGTCGCCGAGACCAAGGCGACACGGGCCACCGACGCCGGCAAGGCCAAGGGCTATCCGCTGCTGTTCACGACGGAACCGGAAGAGTAG
- a CDS encoding DUF4159 domain-containing protein codes for MSWLPLSFGAPMVLWGLLALPVIWWLLRLTPPKPQTEVFPPLKILARVLRREETPQRSPWWLTLLRLLMAALVVAALAEPVFNPREKLPAEGAALALVIDNDWASAADWNKRVATAERLINDAGSSGVPVIIAFTAEKPNAEIGPFDAAAALDRLRAAKPRPIPTDRPAVYARVAGVLESLPGASVAVLADGLAAKGDEAAFNTLLSKNAARVVWAVADRLSLTGLTSAENQIDGFGLTAVRAPGDSAPAQVTAGAFDDKGRRIADATLTFAPGEATATGTMAVPFELRNDFASIALDGERHAGAVRVLDESSKRRRVGLLSQAEADQAQPLLSPLYYIRRALQPFADLVEPSSADLADAIPQILDQKPAMIVMADIGTIPAQVRQRLVDWVDNGGTLVRFAGSRLAAAGNDDDLLPVRLRTGERSLGGALSWTSPQPVTEFPKAGPFADLAPPTEVTVTRQVLAEPTPDIVERTWAALADGTPLVTGLKKGKGTLVLFHVTPEATWSNLPISGSFVEMLRRIVQLSRNQGAAIANAEAAATSLAPYRMIAADGSLVPPTPDARPLVPGAGALPVTFENPPGLYGSETGVFAHNLLDAASTFEPLARPQVTVPVTTVQYAFDESHNLKGSLVAAALLLMLLDTLAVMWMGGLFSRRPRRAGAAATTAAVLIALGALFGHADVARADDAKPGDQVAIEAISKTRIAYVLTGVPGVDSISRAGLEGLTRFLIEKTALEPGAPAGVDISKDELSFYPLIYWPIDPAAPMPSQAAIARIDAYMQQGGTVLFDTRDQFANGIGADSTSPATERLRDILGNLNVPPLEPVPSDHVLTKSFFILPEFPGRFAGSPLWVEASLDASNADNRPVRTGDGVSPIMITANDFAGAWAVDENGDPLLPTVPADPMQRVYALRAGVNIMMYMLTGNYKSDQVHVPILLERLGQ; via the coding sequence ATGAGCTGGCTGCCGCTCTCCTTCGGCGCCCCCATGGTGCTGTGGGGCCTGCTGGCGCTGCCGGTGATCTGGTGGCTGCTGAGGCTCACCCCGCCCAAGCCGCAGACCGAGGTGTTCCCGCCGCTGAAGATCCTGGCCCGTGTGCTGAGGCGTGAGGAAACCCCGCAGCGCAGCCCGTGGTGGCTGACGCTGCTCAGACTGCTGATGGCGGCCCTCGTCGTCGCGGCATTGGCCGAACCGGTCTTCAACCCGCGCGAAAAGCTGCCGGCCGAGGGCGCCGCACTTGCCCTGGTCATCGACAATGACTGGGCCAGTGCCGCCGACTGGAACAAGCGCGTCGCCACCGCCGAGCGGCTGATCAACGACGCCGGCTCGAGCGGCGTGCCTGTTATCATCGCCTTCACCGCGGAAAAGCCCAATGCGGAGATCGGTCCCTTCGATGCCGCCGCCGCACTCGACCGGCTGCGCGCCGCCAAGCCGCGGCCGATCCCGACCGACCGGCCCGCCGTCTATGCCCGCGTCGCCGGCGTGCTGGAGAGCTTGCCCGGCGCCAGCGTCGCCGTGCTGGCCGATGGCCTGGCGGCCAAGGGCGACGAGGCCGCCTTCAACACGCTGTTGTCGAAAAATGCCGCCCGCGTCGTCTGGGCGGTGGCCGACCGGCTTTCCCTGACCGGCCTGACATCAGCCGAAAACCAGATCGACGGCTTTGGTCTGACCGCCGTTCGCGCGCCCGGCGATTCCGCCCCGGCGCAGGTCACCGCCGGCGCCTTCGACGACAAGGGCCGCCGCATCGCCGATGCGACGCTGACCTTCGCCCCGGGCGAAGCCACGGCCACCGGCACCATGGCGGTGCCGTTCGAATTGCGCAACGACTTCGCCTCGATCGCGCTCGATGGCGAACGCCATGCGGGTGCCGTGCGCGTACTCGACGAAAGCTCCAAGCGCCGCCGCGTCGGGCTGTTGTCGCAGGCCGAGGCCGACCAGGCACAGCCGCTTCTGTCGCCGCTCTACTACATCAGGCGCGCGCTGCAGCCCTTCGCCGATCTGGTCGAACCCTCCAGCGCCGATCTCGCCGACGCCATCCCGCAGATCCTCGACCAGAAGCCGGCGATGATCGTCATGGCCGATATCGGCACCATTCCCGCGCAGGTCCGGCAAAGGCTGGTCGACTGGGTCGACAATGGCGGCACGCTGGTGCGTTTCGCCGGCTCGCGGCTCGCCGCCGCCGGCAATGACGACGATTTGCTGCCGGTCCGGCTGCGCACCGGCGAACGTTCGCTCGGCGGCGCGCTGTCATGGACATCGCCGCAACCGGTCACCGAATTTCCCAAGGCCGGCCCGTTCGCCGACCTGGCGCCGCCGACCGAGGTCACGGTGACCAGGCAGGTGCTGGCCGAGCCGACACCCGACATCGTCGAGCGCACCTGGGCAGCCCTTGCCGACGGCACGCCGCTGGTCACCGGGCTGAAGAAGGGCAAGGGCACGCTGGTGCTGTTCCACGTCACGCCCGAGGCGACATGGTCGAACCTGCCGATCTCGGGTAGTTTCGTCGAGATGCTGCGCCGCATCGTGCAGCTATCGCGCAACCAGGGCGCGGCGATCGCGAACGCCGAAGCCGCCGCCACGTCGCTGGCCCCCTATCGCATGATCGCGGCCGACGGCTCGCTGGTGCCGCCGACACCGGATGCTCGGCCGCTGGTGCCGGGTGCAGGCGCGCTGCCAGTGACCTTCGAGAACCCGCCCGGGCTCTACGGCTCGGAAACCGGCGTCTTCGCCCACAATCTGCTCGACGCTGCAAGCACGTTCGAACCGCTGGCGCGCCCGCAAGTGACGGTGCCGGTCACCACGGTCCAATATGCCTTCGATGAATCGCACAACCTGAAGGGTTCGCTGGTCGCGGCGGCTCTGTTGCTGATGCTGCTCGACACGCTGGCGGTGATGTGGATGGGCGGGCTGTTTTCGCGCCGGCCGCGCCGGGCTGGCGCCGCTGCAACCACCGCCGCCGTGCTGATCGCGCTTGGCGCCCTGTTCGGCCATGCCGATGTCGCGCGCGCCGACGATGCCAAGCCGGGTGACCAGGTCGCTATCGAGGCGATCTCAAAAACCCGCATCGCCTATGTGCTGACCGGCGTGCCGGGCGTCGATTCGATCAGCCGCGCCGGGCTCGAGGGCCTGACCCGCTTCCTGATCGAAAAGACGGCGCTTGAACCGGGCGCGCCGGCCGGCGTCGACATTTCGAAGGACGAACTGTCCTTCTATCCCCTGATCTACTGGCCGATCGACCCGGCGGCACCGATGCCGAGCCAGGCCGCGATCGCCCGCATCGACGCCTATATGCAGCAGGGCGGCACCGTGCTGTTCGACACGCGCGACCAGTTCGCCAACGGCATCGGCGCCGATTCCACCAGCCCGGCGACCGAGCGGCTGCGCGACATCCTCGGCAACCTCAACGTGCCGCCGCTGGAGCCGGTGCCGTCGGACCATGTGCTGACCAAGTCCTTCTTCATCCTGCCCGAGTTTCCTGGCCGTTTCGCCGGCAGCCCGCTCTGGGTCGAGGCGTCGCTCGATGCCAGCAATGCCGACAACCGGCCGGTGCGCACCGGCGACGGCGTGTCGCCGATCATGATCACCGCCAATGATTTCGCCGGCGCCTGGGCGGTCGACGAGAATGGCGATCCGCTGCTGCCGACCGTGCCGGCCGACCCGATGCAGCGGGTCTATGCGCTGCGCGCCGGCGTCAACATCATGATGTACATGCTGACCGGCAACTACAAATCCGACCAGGTGCATGTTCCCATCCTGCTCGAAAGGTTGGGGCAGTAG
- a CDS encoding DUF58 domain-containing protein, translating to MARIGEVQGPAATRDALARGRLRASLVPDLLVEARRIVNTVIAGWHGRRKRGIGENFWQFRPYVEGDSSRIDWRRSARDDHTYVRDREWEAAHTVWLWADPSPSMLYKSTGAGVSKQSRALVLTLAMAELLSRSGERIAWPDLTDPFTARNGAERIAAQLMHAGDLPAKPDLSDIRRFCDIVIASDFLDPVEETMAWLDVLARHGVRAHLIEVADPAEETFPYAGRTEFTDPETGDKLTAGRAEMLADEYRLLYTARRQELAGWCKRLGWSFTVNHTDRLASDALVRVHMAMTADGSYAGLTAGHAGLTSGHAAKAAGGGLAERVVGA from the coding sequence ATGGCGCGTATCGGCGAAGTCCAGGGTCCGGCAGCGACGCGTGACGCGCTCGCCCGCGGCCGGTTGCGGGCTTCGCTTGTGCCCGACCTGCTGGTCGAGGCGCGCCGTATCGTCAACACGGTGATCGCCGGCTGGCATGGCCGCCGCAAGCGTGGCATCGGCGAAAATTTCTGGCAGTTCCGGCCCTATGTCGAAGGCGATTCCTCGCGTATCGACTGGCGCCGCTCGGCCCGCGACGACCACACCTATGTGCGCGACCGTGAATGGGAAGCCGCCCATACGGTCTGGCTGTGGGCCGACCCCTCGCCGTCCATGCTCTACAAATCGACGGGTGCCGGTGTTTCCAAGCAATCGCGCGCGCTGGTGCTGACGCTGGCGATGGCCGAGCTCCTGTCGCGCAGCGGCGAGCGCATCGCTTGGCCTGATCTGACCGATCCGTTCACCGCCCGCAACGGCGCCGAGCGCATCGCCGCCCAGCTCATGCATGCCGGCGATCTGCCGGCTAAACCCGATCTCTCCGATATCAGGCGCTTCTGCGACATCGTCATCGCCAGCGATTTCCTCGATCCCGTCGAAGAGACCATGGCCTGGCTCGACGTGCTCGCCCGACACGGCGTGCGCGCGCATCTGATCGAGGTCGCCGACCCGGCCGAGGAAACCTTCCCCTATGCCGGCCGCACCGAATTCACAGATCCCGAGACCGGCGACAAGCTGACCGCCGGCCGCGCCGAGATGCTGGCCGACGAATATCGCCTGCTCTACACCGCGCGCCGCCAGGAACTGGCCGGTTGGTGCAAGCGGCTCGGCTGGAGCTTTACCGTCAACCACACCGACCGGCTGGCTTCCGACGCGCTGGTACGCGTGCACATGGCGATGACCGCCGATGGCTCTTATGCCGGGCTGACCGCCGGTCATGCCGGGCTGACCTCCGGTCACGCCGCCAAGGCCGCCGGTGGCGGCCTTGCCGAAAGGGTGGTCGGCGCATGA
- a CDS encoding AAA family ATPase, with product MSVMVKESPISETDMIAEAEKALADISRIRDGVGRVIFGQENVVERALVALLAGGHALLVGVPGLAKTKLVETLGVVLGLDSRRIQFTPDLMPSDILGSEVMEQDETGKRSFRFISGPIFAQLLMADEINRASPRTQSALLQAMQEYHVTIAGARYDLPSPFHVLATQNPLEQEGTYPLPEAQLDRFLMQVDILYPEIEAERRILLETTGVEDAKATNVLQPARLKEIQTLIRRMPVPESVVEAILTLVRSARPGQGNADTDKHVAWGPGPRASQALMLCTRARALYDGRLAPSVDDVRALAEPVLQHRMALTFAARAEGTSVRDVVAKLVKAI from the coding sequence ATGAGCGTGATGGTCAAGGAAAGCCCGATCAGCGAAACGGACATGATCGCCGAGGCCGAGAAGGCGCTTGCCGACATCTCCAGGATCCGCGACGGGGTTGGCCGGGTGATCTTCGGCCAGGAGAACGTCGTCGAGCGCGCGCTGGTGGCGCTGCTGGCCGGCGGCCACGCGCTGTTGGTCGGCGTGCCGGGCCTCGCCAAGACCAAGCTGGTCGAGACGCTGGGCGTCGTGCTCGGGCTCGATTCACGCCGCATCCAGTTCACGCCCGACCTGATGCCGTCCGACATCCTCGGCTCCGAGGTCATGGAGCAGGACGAGACCGGCAAGCGCTCCTTCCGTTTCATCTCCGGCCCGATCTTTGCCCAGTTGCTGATGGCCGACGAGATCAACCGCGCCTCGCCGCGCACGCAGTCGGCGCTGCTGCAGGCGATGCAGGAATACCATGTCACCATTGCCGGCGCGCGCTACGATCTGCCCTCGCCCTTCCATGTGCTGGCGACGCAGAACCCGCTTGAGCAGGAAGGCACCTACCCGCTGCCCGAAGCCCAGCTCGACCGCTTCCTGATGCAGGTCGACATCCTCTACCCCGAAATCGAGGCCGAGCGCCGCATCCTTCTGGAAACCACCGGCGTCGAGGACGCGAAGGCAACCAACGTGCTGCAGCCGGCGCGGCTGAAGGAGATCCAGACGCTGATCCGCCGCATGCCGGTGCCGGAAAGCGTCGTCGAGGCGATCCTTACCCTGGTGCGTTCGGCGCGTCCGGGCCAAGGCAATGCCGACACCGACAAGCATGTCGCCTGGGGTCCAGGCCCGCGCGCCAGCCAGGCGCTGATGCTGTGCACCAGGGCACGCGCGCTTTACGACGGACGGCTGGCGCCCTCGGTCGACGATGTCAGGGCGCTGGCCGAGCCGGTGCTGCAGCATCGCATGGCGCTGACCTTCGCCGCCCGCGCCGAAGGCACCAGCGTGCGAGACGTGGTGGCGAAGCTTGTGAAAGCTATTTGA
- a CDS encoding DUF1285 domain-containing protein: protein MTEHHEHRRQSLTQATEARGLEALISRAARAGKGAAPVERWNPDFCGDLDMEIRADGTWFYLGTPIGRMPLVQLFSSVLRKDADGRTYLVTPVEKVGIRVADAPFIAVEMDVSGEGEDQVITFRTNVGDVVEVGPERPLRFVDENETGGLKPYLLVRGRLEALVARPVMYELVGHGEEIEIDGRTMFSVRSKNAVFPIMPADQLKRLSA from the coding sequence ATGACGGAACACCACGAACATCGCCGGCAAAGCCTTACGCAGGCCACCGAGGCTCGAGGCCTCGAGGCGCTGATCTCGCGCGCGGCCCGTGCCGGCAAGGGCGCGGCGCCGGTCGAGCGCTGGAATCCCGACTTTTGCGGCGATCTCGACATGGAGATCAGGGCCGACGGCACCTGGTTCTACCTCGGCACGCCGATCGGCCGCATGCCGCTGGTGCAACTTTTCTCGTCCGTGCTGCGCAAGGACGCTGACGGCAGAACCTATCTGGTGACGCCGGTGGAAAAGGTCGGCATCCGCGTTGCCGATGCGCCGTTCATCGCCGTCGAAATGGATGTTTCGGGCGAAGGCGAGGATCAGGTCATCACCTTCCGCACCAATGTCGGCGACGTGGTCGAGGTCGGACCGGAACGGCCGCTACGCTTCGTCGACGAGAACGAGACCGGCGGTTTGAAACCCTATCTGCTGGTGCGCGGCAGGCTGGAGGCGCTGGTGGCGCGGCCGGTCATGTACGAACTGGTCGGGCACGGCGAGGAGATCGAGATCGACGGCAGGACGATGTTTTCGGTGCGTTCGAAGAATGCCGTGTTTCCGATCATGCCGGCGGATCAGTTGAAGCGATTGAGCGCGTGA
- a CDS encoding CoA pyrophosphatase, whose protein sequence is MDQISPAPFSSADFRARFAAQPDAHAGDDYGDHRFNPGHPRLNPGKPLRNAAVLIPVVDHDGEATVLLTKRAEKLRNHSGQVAFPGGTIDATDASPEAAALRETFEEIGLSPDRIEIIGRMPDYVAGSGYRIAPVLGIVRPHFQLTLNVDEVDAAFEVPLRFLMDSANHKRDSRMWNDLEWFFYDMPYGDRRIWGVTAGIIRTLYERLYA, encoded by the coding sequence ATGGACCAGATATCGCCGGCGCCGTTCTCATCGGCGGATTTTCGCGCGCGTTTCGCCGCGCAGCCGGACGCGCATGCCGGCGACGACTATGGCGATCACCGCTTCAATCCCGGCCATCCGCGCCTCAATCCGGGCAAGCCGCTGCGCAATGCGGCGGTGCTGATACCGGTGGTCGACCATGACGGCGAGGCGACGGTTCTGCTGACCAAACGTGCCGAAAAGCTGCGCAACCATTCCGGCCAAGTGGCTTTCCCGGGCGGCACGATCGATGCGACCGATGCGAGCCCGGAGGCGGCGGCGCTGCGCGAGACCTTCGAGGAAATCGGCCTTAGCCCCGACCGCATCGAGATCATCGGCCGCATGCCCGATTACGTCGCTGGCAGCGGCTACCGCATCGCGCCGGTGCTGGGCATCGTGCGGCCACATTTCCAGCTGACCCTGAACGTCGACGAGGTCGATGCCGCCTTCGAAGTGCCGCTGCGCTTCCTGATGGACTCCGCCAATCACAAGCGCGACAGCCGCATGTGGAACGATCTCGAATGGTTCTTCTACGACATGCCCTATGGCGACCGGCGCATCTGGGGCGTCACCGCCGGTATCATCCGTACGCTCTATGAAAGGCTCTATGCGTGA
- a CDS encoding CCA tRNA nucleotidyltransferase encodes MSVSIAGRAAWLSDKHLQRLLAVLTEGGEEARIAGGAVRNVLMGQPVTDIDIATSCLPQETIRRVVAEGFKAVPTGIEHGTITVVAGGKPYEITTLRADVETDGRRARVSFGRDWKLDAERRDFTINALYAEADGRVVDLVGGIADIKARRLRFIGDPEARIREDYLRILRFFRFFAWYGDGRPDAEGLKACARLKEGLGQLSAERIWSELKKLLSATDPSRALLWMRQAGVLTAALPESEKWGIDAIHGLTKAEKDLGWAVDPMLRLEAIVPPDAARMKTLAERLRFSTTEADRLLHWALTTAVEPKTTEGELAKKLYRGHRQGFVDRLRLSLAAARVRAVEDNDALLQAGGFSRLLAFALKWEKPVFPLKGADLTALGATPGPKLGEILKNLEAEWVDAGFAPDRDTLMKRAAEALET; translated from the coding sequence GTGAGTGTTTCGATCGCGGGGAGGGCTGCCTGGCTCTCCGACAAGCATTTGCAGCGACTGCTTGCCGTGCTCACCGAAGGCGGTGAAGAGGCGCGTATCGCCGGCGGCGCGGTGCGCAATGTGCTGATGGGCCAGCCTGTCACCGACATCGACATCGCCACGTCTTGCCTGCCGCAGGAAACCATTCGCCGCGTCGTGGCCGAAGGCTTCAAGGCGGTGCCGACCGGCATCGAGCACGGCACGATCACGGTGGTCGCCGGCGGCAAACCCTACGAAATCACCACCTTGCGCGCCGATGTCGAGACCGATGGCCGCCGTGCCAGGGTGTCGTTCGGGCGCGACTGGAAGCTCGACGCCGAGCGGCGCGATTTCACAATCAACGCGCTCTACGCGGAGGCCGACGGACGGGTTGTCGACCTTGTCGGCGGCATCGCCGACATCAAGGCGCGCCGGCTGCGCTTCATCGGTGACCCGGAGGCGCGCATCCGTGAGGATTATCTGCGCATCCTGCGCTTCTTCCGTTTCTTTGCCTGGTATGGCGACGGCCGGCCGGATGCCGAGGGACTGAAGGCCTGCGCCCGGCTGAAGGAGGGTCTCGGCCAACTCTCGGCGGAACGCATCTGGTCCGAGCTGAAGAAGCTTTTGTCGGCGACCGATCCCTCGCGGGCGCTGCTCTGGATGCGGCAGGCCGGTGTCCTGACCGCCGCGCTGCCGGAAAGCGAGAAATGGGGCATTGATGCGATCCACGGGCTGACCAAGGCCGAGAAAGACCTGGGCTGGGCGGTGGATCCGATGCTGCGGCTGGAGGCGATCGTGCCGCCGGATGCAGCGCGCATGAAGACGCTGGCCGAGAGGCTCAGGTTCTCGACCACCGAAGCCGACCGCTTGCTCCACTGGGCGCTCACCACCGCAGTGGAGCCGAAGACGACCGAGGGCGAACTGGCGAAAAAACTCTATCGCGGCCACCGGCAAGGGTTTGTCGACCGCCTGCGGCTTTCGCTTGCCGCGGCGCGGGTGCGCGCTGTCGAGGATAACGATGCATTGCTTCAAGCGGGCGGCTTTTCGCGCCTGCTTGCCTTTGCGCTCAAATGGGAAAAACCGGTGTTTCCGCTGAAAGGGGCCGATCTGACGGCGCTCGGTGCAACGCCGGGGCCGAAGCTGGGCGAAATCCTCAAGAATCTGGAAGCGGAATGGGTCGATGCGGGTTTTGCGCCCGATCGCGACACGCTGATGAAGCGCGCCGCGGAGGCACTTGAAACGTAG
- a CDS encoding S8 family serine peptidase: protein MSNARWKFGIATALALLPASMAAAQEAGGPDPLSALCMGGRANASICLSATLPAATSQTLQGWMSPDVGAAWRAGYKGQGVTITIVDDFSSTSKFSGNFGIGTQTQRHGEWTREEASMVAPLATIRSKDFSTSSLVALSPGLNVLNLSYGMYAKAGYSPSQIGWSAEEASIISYATKGTAVVSKAAGNDAVAVGGVTSGQQDYLDLALVGKASAIFVGALNSNGTTSNKASMAWYSNIAGSNQAVQSHFLVVGVTGDKTGLYGTSFAAPIVAGYAAIVGSKFTKATPTQITNQLLNTARTDTLANYSASVYGKGEASLSRALAPLSIK, encoded by the coding sequence ATGTCAAATGCGCGTTGGAAGTTCGGTATCGCCACGGCCCTCGCCCTTCTGCCGGCTTCCATGGCGGCGGCTCAAGAAGCTGGCGGTCCGGATCCGCTATCCGCGCTCTGCATGGGCGGTCGGGCGAACGCGTCCATATGCCTGAGCGCAACCTTGCCGGCGGCGACATCGCAGACCTTGCAAGGCTGGATGAGCCCGGATGTCGGAGCCGCATGGCGTGCCGGCTACAAGGGCCAAGGCGTCACCATCACGATCGTCGACGACTTCTCCAGCACATCGAAGTTCAGCGGCAATTTCGGCATCGGCACCCAGACCCAGCGCCACGGCGAATGGACCCGCGAAGAAGCCAGCATGGTTGCGCCCCTGGCAACGATAAGGTCGAAAGACTTTTCCACCAGCTCATTGGTCGCGCTGTCGCCGGGCCTGAACGTGCTCAATCTGAGCTATGGCATGTACGCCAAAGCGGGTTACAGCCCCAGCCAGATCGGATGGAGCGCCGAGGAGGCCTCCATCATCTCCTATGCCACCAAGGGAACGGCCGTGGTTTCGAAGGCCGCGGGCAACGACGCGGTTGCCGTGGGCGGCGTCACCAGCGGCCAGCAGGACTATCTTGACCTCGCTTTGGTCGGAAAGGCATCCGCGATTTTCGTCGGCGCGCTCAACAGCAACGGCACGACGTCGAACAAGGCCAGCATGGCCTGGTACTCCAACATCGCCGGCTCCAACCAGGCTGTGCAGAGCCATTTCCTGGTCGTGGGTGTCACCGGGGACAAGACCGGCCTTTACGGCACCTCTTTCGCCGCGCCGATCGTTGCCGGCTATGCCGCGATCGTGGGCAGCAAGTTCACCAAGGCAACGCCGACCCAGATCACCAACCAGTTGCTGAATACGGCCCGTACCGACACGCTGGCCAACTATAGCGCCTCCGTCTATGGCAAGGGCGAGGCAAGCCTTTCGCGTGCCCTAGCTCCGCTGTCGATCAAGTAG
- a CDS encoding DUF1059 domain-containing protein, whose amino-acid sequence MKQFHCGSLVPGCDWHTRADEEAEVMRRAVEHMRETHGETIIRETMIEAIRSRIEKARDAA is encoded by the coding sequence ATGAAGCAGTTCCACTGCGGATCGCTGGTTCCCGGCTGCGACTGGCACACCCGTGCCGACGAGGAGGCGGAGGTCATGCGCCGTGCCGTCGAGCATATGCGCGAGACGCATGGCGAGACGATCATCCGCGAGACGATGATCGAGGCAATCCGCTCCCGAATTGAGAAGGCCCGCGACGCGGCGTAG
- a CDS encoding DUF1344 domain-containing protein, whose product MRKIIVSAAAAALLASGSVAFAAVRHTTGTVKTFDTASKSLVLDNGSSFTLPGTFKDPGLKVGEKVRISWDMSGKNKVAEVVKIVK is encoded by the coding sequence ATGAGAAAGATCATCGTTTCCGCTGCCGCGGCCGCCCTTCTTGCTTCCGGTTCGGTGGCGTTCGCCGCCGTCAGGCACACCACCGGAACGGTCAAGACCTTCGATACGGCGTCCAAGAGCCTGGTTCTCGACAATGGATCGTCTTTTACGCTTCCCGGGACTTTCAAGGATCCTGGCCTGAAGGTCGGCGAGAAGGTCAGAATTTCGTGGGACATGAGCGGCAAGAACAAGGTTGCCGAGGTAGTCAAGATCGTGAAGTGA